A region of Panicum virgatum strain AP13 chromosome 8N, P.virgatum_v5, whole genome shotgun sequence DNA encodes the following proteins:
- the LOC120686198 gene encoding uncharacterized protein LOC120686198 isoform X1, translated as MLPSSRPSLAAAFTEQQLKQLRAQCLVFLAFRNNMMSQKKHLEIALGECPAQAGSSSDAGAGEGDRRGTDGDDGHGKAGSWSSSLVSSFSAATAGLPPPDLLGLPSLRLSSPQGGRSRRVIRRGVGKIQ; from the exons ATGCTTCCGTCCTCTCGCCcctcgctggcggcggcgttcaCGGAGCAGCAGCTGAAGCAGCTCCGGGCACAGTGCCTCGTGTTCCTTGCTTTCAG AAACAACATGATGTCCCAGAAGAAGCATCTGGAAATTGCGCTGGGTGAATGTCCTGCACAAG CAGGGAGCAGTagcgacgccggcgccggagaaggAGACCGGCGAGGAACCGACGGCGACGATGGCCATGGCAAAGCCGGGTCGTGGTCGTCTTCGCTGGTGTCGTCGTTCTCTGCAGCGACTGCTGGGTTGCCACCGCCCGACCTTCTTGGCCTGCCTTCGCTGCGGCTATCGAGTCCCCAGGGCGGCCGAAGCAGAAGAGTGATCCGTCGAGGAGTGGGCAAGATACAGTGA
- the LOC120686198 gene encoding uncharacterized protein LOC120686198 isoform X2, protein MLPSSRPSLAAAFTEQQLKQLRAQCLVFLAFRNNMMSQKKHLEIALGECPAQGSSSDAGAGEGDRRGTDGDDGHGKAGSWSSSLVSSFSAATAGLPPPDLLGLPSLRLSSPQGGRSRRVIRRGVGKIQ, encoded by the exons ATGCTTCCGTCCTCTCGCCcctcgctggcggcggcgttcaCGGAGCAGCAGCTGAAGCAGCTCCGGGCACAGTGCCTCGTGTTCCTTGCTTTCAG AAACAACATGATGTCCCAGAAGAAGCATCTGGAAATTGCGCTGGGTGAATGTCCTGCACAAG GGAGCAGTagcgacgccggcgccggagaaggAGACCGGCGAGGAACCGACGGCGACGATGGCCATGGCAAAGCCGGGTCGTGGTCGTCTTCGCTGGTGTCGTCGTTCTCTGCAGCGACTGCTGGGTTGCCACCGCCCGACCTTCTTGGCCTGCCTTCGCTGCGGCTATCGAGTCCCCAGGGCGGCCGAAGCAGAAGAGTGATCCGTCGAGGAGTGGGCAAGATACAGTGA
- the LOC120686145 gene encoding uncharacterized protein LOC120686145, with amino-acid sequence MAAAGRRTPVTPRRCRRRGDRWSKSPRRPAPASPPPPGPDPPAPLPAGAAVEVRVDDLGFHGSWFEATVAGFAPARGPRTPARYAVTYAHLLADDGSGVLREHFAPTHVRPRPPPPDDAFPPRFRAGDIVEAFHNDGWWSGLVFAAPDSPDPGAVVTVAFPVTREVIRFPPRLVRPRRDYVDGGWVPSRVAMAVRPRRALRVYAVGDKVEVRRDRDAYGYSWFPAVVTRVVDDLSYVVEYFDMEEEGDGGPEKATEYLHWSFIRPAVEHVPRESEFRLAPGAAVEAYCDGAWSPGLVRRVVGDGEYEVSIVGKKAELLVTKVVELLKPQYKWNGKQWKIVTAKRRANLRRRSMLGQNLSSPVDVSSSCDDYNHDPESSGTKSSRKELQHAVLAENSEHASVSEMDTPLSALCKSPERNHSGSQLSEKNSLQVISAPINGLFAPGQSTPQNESIPNSTRETVNNEEILSEMMDSDGHLNASGEAYDMLSIAELRKKMASVRRNSSVQPTRKKVLAVKSLKVKKGISKSKGGKTHPIQEFQGKNDASDNIQLKGNINFSNKDIVCALSVSVEGQTTKTLDRWVTRQINRGSSTKALAYKKLAKRKGRRDLCNPLSSLDVTSNVGLRGSEKVPGSMKESPLAEQLDKTLENTMNVTEFSDQDMFPMIPPGFESMHDGKGVDIHGSLVEEEPLSMINNISQANINADACIDHATTQVAKSSYLMVTSILSVDHPVQEAGRKVDERSTLTRVQNAGSSVRTMDNSPLRSCSASGSSMPSHLTVSQGHQLPFIKKSDMWHLVEASDVFKELPQQPHFLPLRELPPAMREVTALGLMFAFAEVVRDVKKASKDHDIEWYEDKISTLSHFEGNGFDVQCLRRTLTELLHIKSNCTSYLGEVHKLKAQIVGKRDSNSRVDALLDEKDRAIAELEQKLGRLRQESQKIAKDKEHGEVELFRLQAEHSRFVEACNDAEQEFHNTLAQINQKKLT; translated from the exons atggccgccgccggccgacgcaCGCCGGTGACcccgcgccggtgccggcgccggggaGACCGCTGGAGCAAgtccccgcggcggccggcgccggcgtccccGCCGCCCCCCGGGCCGGacccgcccgcgccgctccccgCGGGGGCCGCGGTCGAGGTCCGCGTCGACGACCTCGGCTTCCACGGCTCCTGGTTCGAGGCCACGGTCGCGGGGTTCGCCCCCGCGCGCGGGCCGCGGACCCCGGCGCGCTACGCCGTCACGTACGCGCACCTCCTCGccgacgacggcagcggcgtGCTCCGGGAGCACTTCGCGCCCACCCAcgtccgcccgcgcccgccgccgccggacgacGCCTTCCCGCCGCGGTTCCGCGCCGGCGACATCGTCGAGGCGTTCCACAACGACGGCTGGTGGTCGGGCCTCGTCTTCGCCGCGCCGGACTCCCCGGACCCCGGCGCCGTCGTCACCGTCGCGTTCCCCGTCACCCGCGAGGTCATCCGGTTCCCGCCCCGCCTcgtccgcccgcgccgcgacTACGTCGATGGGGGCTGGGTCCCCTCGCGGGTCGCCATGGCGGTCCGCCCCAGGCGGGCGCTCAGGGTCTACGCGGTCGGGGACAAGGTCGAGGTCCGGAGGGACCGGGACGCGTACGGCTACTCCTGGTTCCCCGCCGTGGTCACCAGGGTCGTCGACGACCTCAGCTACGTCGTCGAGTACTTCGAtatggaggaggaaggggacggcGGCCCGGAGAAGGCCACCGAATACCTGCACTGGAGCTTCATCAGGCCGGCCGTCGAGCATGTGCCCCGGGAGAGCGAGTTCCGGTTGGCGCCTGGCGCTGCCGTTGAGGCGTACTGCGATGGGGCGTGGTCGCCGGGATTGGTGCGTAGGGTCGTCGGGGACGGTGAGTATGAGGTCAGCATCGTTGGGAAGAAGGCGGAGCTGCTGGTGACCAAGGTTGTTGAATTGCTAAAGCCGCAGTACAAGTGGAATGGCAAGCAATGGAAGATCGTCACTGCTAAG AGACGGGCTAACTTGAGGCGGCGGTCTATGCTTGGACAAAATTTAAGCTCACCTGTTGATGTGTCATCAAGTTGTGATGACTATAATCATGATCCTGAATCTTCTGGAACCAAAAGTTCAAGGAAAGAATTGCAGCATGCTGTATTAGCTGAAAATTCAGAACATGCTTCAGTCTCTGAGATGGACACTCCTTTATCTGCTTTATGCAAATCACCAGAAAGAAACCATTCTGGTTCTCAGCTGTCTGAAAAGAATAGTCTTCAAGTGATTTCAGCGCCAATTAATGGCCTTTTTGCTCCAGGACAGTCAACACCACAAAATGAATCAATACCAAATAGTACCAGAGAAACAGTGAACAATGAAGAAATCCTATCTGAGATGATGGATTCTGATGGTCATCTTAATGCAAGTGGTGAAGCCTATGATATGCTTTCTATTGCAGAGCTAAGAAAGAAAATGGCTTCAGTTCGCAGAAATAGTTCTGTCCAACCCACACGGAAAAAGGTGCTAGCTGTCAAGTCATTGAAGGTGAAGAAAGGCATATCAAAGAGTAAAGGGGGCAAAACACACCCTATTCAAGAATTTCAGGGAAAAAATGATGCATCAGATAAC ATTCAGTTGAAGGGAAACATCAATTTCTCAAACAAGGACATTGTCTGTGCTTTGAGTGTCTCTGTGGAAGGCCAAACCACTAAAACACTGGATAGATGG GTGACAAGACAGATTAATAGGGGTTCAAGTACAAAGGCGCTTGCTTATAAGAAAT TGGCTAAAAGGAAAGGGCGCAGAGATCTGTGTAATCCACTTAGCTCACTGGATGTGACTAGTAACGTCGGGCTGAGAGGAAGCGAGAAAGTGCCAGGGTCAATGAAAGAATCTCCCTTAGCA GAGCAGCTTGACAAAACTTTGGAGAATACGATGAATGTAACTGAATTTTCAGATCAGGACATGTTTCCGATGATACCTCCTGGCTTTGAATCAATGCATGATGGAAAAG GTGTTGACATACATGGTAGTCTGGTGGAGGAAGAGCCGCTTTCTATGATCAACAACATCAGCCAAGCGAATATAAATGCTGATGCATGCATAGACCATGCTACTACCCAGGTAGCTAAAAGCAGCTATCTTATGGTGACATCTATCCTATCTGTTGATCATCCAGTTCAAGAGGCTGGCAGGAAGGTGGATGAGAGATCAACCCTAACACGTGTTCAGAATGCCGGCAGTTCAGTGCGCACCATGGACAATTCTCCATTAAGGAGCTGTTCTGCTTCTGGGAGTTCTATGCCTTCTCACTTGACTGTCTCTCAGGGTCACCAGCTTCCGTTCATTAAGAAGTCAGATATGTGGCATTTAGTTGAAGCAAGTGATGTGTTTAAGGAGCTACCACAACAACCGCATTTCCTTCCACTCCGAGAACTTCCACCAGCAATGCGTGAAGTAACAGCATTAGGTCTAATGTTTGCGTTTGCAGAAGTAGTGAGGGATGTAAAGAAAGCTAGCAAAGACCATGACATAGAATGGTATGAGGACAAGATCAGTACACTGAGTCATTTTGAGGGAAATGGATTTGACGTCCAGTGTTTACGGAGAACCCTGACTGAATTGCTCCACATCAAatctaattgcaccagttatcTCGGAGAAGTACACAAGCTGAAAGCACAGATTGTGGGGAAGAGAGATTCCAATTCCCGAGTTGATGCACTGCTTGATGAAAAGGATAGAGCTAtagctgagctggagcagaaaCTTGGGCGCCTTCGCCAGGAATCACAGAAGATCGCGAAGGACAAAGAACATGGAGAAGTGGAGCTCTTCAGACTCCAAGCGGAACATAGCAGGTTTGTGGAGGCATGCAATGATGCGGAGCAAGAGTTCCACAACACCTTGGCTCAGATCAACCAAAAGAAGCTTAcctga